The nucleotide window ATCCAAGACGGGATGAGCGAAGGCGATGATATACCCTATGAGCGCCGAGCCGGTCCGGGGCGTTGGACAAACCGCAACTTCTGGAAAAACTTATAAATTCGGCGTTCGTTTCTTTACATTAACAGCCGGAGGTGTGCACCATGAGAAGAATAAGCGCTCTAATAATACTCCTTGTCTTTCTGGCCTTCGTGCCCGTTGGCAACGTCCCCAGTGTTGGAGCGGTCCAGAGCGACCTCAGCGGCTATACAATCTGCGTCGATGCCGGCCACGGCGGAACCGATCCTGGAGCGGTTGCAAACGGCGTTCAGGAGAAGGACATAAACCTCGCGATAGCCCTCAAGGTTGCCAAGCTCCTCGAGGAGGACGGTGCAAAGGTCGTCCTGACAAGGGACGGCGACTACTTCGTTACCCTCTCGGGCAGGGTTCAGATAGCCAACTCCGCCGGCTGCGACATCTTCATCAGCATACACGCCAACGCCGGGCCGAGCTCGGCGAGCGGATTCGAGGTCTACCACTACTACGGCTCGACCAGGGGCAACCTTCTCGCGACCTACGTTGACGAGGAGATAGCCAAGGAGATCCCGCTGAAGAACAGGGGCGTCAAGGAGGCGGGCTTTTACGTCATTAAATACACCAAGATGCCGGCGATACTCATCGAAACTGGCTTCGTCACCAACACCTACGATGTGAGCATCATCACCGACGAGAACTACCAGTGGAAGTACGCCTACGCCATTCTGCACGGCGTCCAGCGCTACTTCGGCGTTCCGGTCCACGACCCGGTTCCGACCGTTACGGGCATAAGGTTCGCCCAGCACGACGGCTACTTCCGCGTCGTCCTCGACCTGAGCAAATCCGTGAGCTAT belongs to Thermococcus sp. AM4 and includes:
- a CDS encoding N-acetylmuramoyl-L-alanine amidase; translated protein: MRRISALIILLVFLAFVPVGNVPSVGAVQSDLSGYTICVDAGHGGTDPGAVANGVQEKDINLAIALKVAKLLEEDGAKVVLTRDGDYFVTLSGRVQIANSAGCDIFISIHANAGPSSASGFEVYHYYGSTRGNLLATYVDEEIAKEIPLKNRGVKEAGFYVIKYTKMPAILIETGFVTNTYDVSIITDENYQWKYAYAILHGVQRYFGVPVHDPVPTVTGIRFAQHDGYFRVVLDLSKSVSYHVYYTSYSYGYHLVIQLDGAKLADLGWNTYNGWQYIYTGSPSVPYIYATESNGYVFIVLVLNTPYLPYNSFTLSNPDRIVVDVYS